A window of Fragaria vesca subsp. vesca linkage group LG7, FraVesHawaii_1.0, whole genome shotgun sequence contains these coding sequences:
- the LOC101312188 gene encoding aspartate carbamoyltransferase 2, chloroplastic-like — MAASSSLFSCSIQGAVPFQKQSDLVSMQIKHPRLLLPNEKFSQSQTLCRALKTENLPSFSVGKKFQLDDVIEAQQFDRDILGAIFEVARDMEKIEKRSPGSQILKGYLMATLFYEPSTRTRLSFESAMKRLGGEVLTTENAREFSSAAKGETLEDSIRTVEGYSDIIVMRHFESGAAKRAAATAGIPVINAGDGPGQHPTQALLDVYTIEREIGKLDGIKVALVGDLAHGRTVRSLAYLLARYNDVKIYFVSPDAVKMKNDIKDYLTSRNVEWEESADLMEVASKCDILYQTRIQRERFGERIDLYEEARGKYIVDPRVLEVMQKHAVIMHPLPRLDEITVDVDGDPRAAYFRQAKNGLYIRMALLKLLLVGW; from the exons ATGGCTGCTTCATCGTCACTGTTTTCATGTTCCATCCAAGGGGCAGTGCCGTTTCAGAAACAGTCAGACCTTGTCTCAATGCAAATAAAACATCCAAGGTTGTTACTACCCAATGAGAAATTCTCACAAAGTCAGACTTTGTGTCGTGCACTGAAGACTGAGAATTTACCATCCTTTTCGGTGGGGAAAAAGTTTCAACTTGATGATGTGATTGAAGCTCAACAATTTGATAGAGATATTCTGGGTGCTATATTTGAAGTTGCACGTGATATGGAGAAGATTGAAAAAAGATCACCAGGGAGTCAAATTCTTAAGGGATATCTCATGGCTACTCTCTTTTATGAACCCTCTACTAGGACTAGGCTGTCCTTTGAGTCTGCCATGAAACGCTTAGGTGGAGAGGTTTTGACTACTGAGAATGCAAGGGAGTTTTCTTCAGCAGCTAAAGGAGAAACACTTGAAG ATAGTATAAGAACTGTCGAGGGTTACTCGGATATAATTGTGATGCGCCACTTTGAGAGTGGTGCAGCCAAAAGAGCAGCAGCAACTGCTGGCATTCCTGTTATTAATGCAGGAGACGGTCCTGGACAACACCCAACTCAG GCCCTTTTGGATGTCTATACTATTGAAAGAGAGATAGGAAAGCTGGATGGCATAAAAGTTGCACTTGTTGGAGATCTTGCCCACGGAAGGACAGTGCGTTCACTAGCATACTTGCTTGCCAGGTATAATGATGTCAAGATCTACTTCGTCTCTCCTGATGCCGTGAAAATGAAG AATGACATAAAAGACTATTTGACATCAAGGAATGTTGAATGGGAAGAAAGTGCTGATTTGATGGAAGTTGCATCTAAGTGTGACATTCTCTATCAAACTCGCATTCAGCGTGAACGGTTCGGGGAAAGAATCGACCTCTATGAAGAAGCCCGAGGGAAGTACATTGTGGACCCTCGTGTGTTGGAGGTGATGCAGAAGCATGCTGTGATCATGCACCCTCTGCCGAGACTTGATGAG ATCACTGTGGATGTTGATGGGGATCCGAGAGCTGCGTATTTCAGACAGGCAAAGAACGGCTTATATATTAGGATGGCTCTATTGAAACTCCTGCTTGTAGGTTGGTGA